GTGCGGCGTGCCCGAGACAGGACGCGACCGCGCGGTCGCCGGCGTCGCGTTCGAGGACGGACGCACACGCTCCCGACCCGAAGTTGAACATGAACGATGCGTCCGCGTCCGTGTAGTCCACGAGGTCTTCCTCGCGGCTCGCGCCGACGAGCAACGCGGTGTCGACGTCGCCGGTTTCGAGCTGCGCGGCGACCTCGTGGAGCGTCACCGGATACCCCGCGCAGAGCGCGTACGACTCCTTCGCGTACGCGTTCGCGGCACCGAGTCGATCTGCGACGTCCGCGGCGGCCGACCAGACGACGAAGTCCTTGTACTCCGAGCCGTGGTAGACGACGAGGTCGAGGTCTGTCGCCGCGACGTCGGCCGCGTCGAGCGCGTCCCGGGCGGCCGCGACGCACATATCGGTCGCGTGGTCGCCATCGGGCGGACAGACGCGTTTCTCGACGATACCCATCTTCTCGACGACGACGTCCTCGGGGATGCCGGAGCGGGCGGCGATCTCCGCGCCCGTGAGGGTGTTGTCGGGGAGGTACGTACCGAGGCCGGTAAGTGTCACAGTCATGGGCGGAGTCGGTCGAGGTAGTCGGGGACGCGTTTCGCGAGCGGGCCGTCGAATCGGGCGCGGAGCGTGCCGAGGAGGCCGGCCGGCACGTAGAGCACGAAGAGGACGAACACGAGACCGATGTAGAGGCTGGCATGGCCGTTGAGGAAGGTGTTGATCGCTTCGCCGACCGTGAGGCCGTTGTAGACCACGGACTCCATCACGGACGCCGGAAGGTGGTCGCGGAGGTAGGGGAGGAGGCCGCCACCAGCGCCGGATTTCGAGAGGAACTCGCGGACGGTCTCGTCGAACAGCCGGCCGTAGAGCGGGCCGGCGAGCGTTCCGAACCCGCCGATGATGGAGGAGAGGAGGGCGTCGCCGGTGACGAGGAAGTACATCGAGTTCTCGGGTGCGACCGACCGCCGGAACCCCGCGAAGAGGCCGCCAGCGATCGCGGCGAAGAACCCGCTGATGGCGAACGCCGCGAGTTTGAACCGGAAGGGCTCGTAGCCGACGGCTTCGGTGCGCTCCTCGTTCTCGCGGATGGCGAGCATCACTTTGCCGAACGGCGAGTGGATGAGTCGCTGCATCGCGAAGTAACAGACGAGCACCACCAGCCCAACCATGTAGTAGGAGACCTCGGTGCCGTTGAGCGCGACCATCCCCACGGCGACGCTGTCGCCCGTGAGTTGTCCGATCGCGAGGTTGAGCGCGTCGACGCCCGGAATGCCGATATCGAAGCCGGACGGATGGGTGGCGGTGGAGACGGCGGCACCGTCGCGGGGGTTCTCGCTGACGTACCCCCAGCCGCGGATGAATACGTACGCCACCTGGGAGAAACCGAGCGTGATCATCGCGAAGTAGACGCCGGACAGCCGGAACGAGACGCTGCCGACGAGCACGGCAATGACGGCCGCGAGCACGCCGGCGAGCAGGATGGAGACGACGAACGGCGTGCCCGCGGGGAGGAGGGGGAGTTTGCCGTTCGCGACGAGGACGACGAAGTACGCCCCCGTGCCGTAGAAGATGGCGTGCCCGAACGAGAGGTAGCCAGTGTACCCGAAGATGAAGTCGAACGACATGGCGAACAGGCCGAAGTAGAACACGGCGACCATCGTCTCCACCTTCGGGAGCAGCGTTCGGGCTTCCGCGCCGATCGGGGAGGACGCAAGCGCGGCGTATATAAACGGGTAGAGTCCGAGCACGGCGATGACGAGGAGGTGGATCACGTGTTCGCGAGCGTACTGCCGGATCCACGTGCGGCCGGTCGCGTCCGCGAGCGCCGCGCTTCCGGCGGTCGGAAGCCCGTCGTCGTTCGCGGGGTCGTCGTCGCTGGGGCTAATGGTCTCCCACCTCCGCGACGCCGAAGAGCCCCTGCGGGCGGACGATGAGCGTCACCACGAGCACGAGGAAGATCATCATCTCGGGTAGACCGGTGAACGTGATCGCGTTCTGGAACCACCACGTCATCGTCGCGTCGACCATGCCGACGAGAACCGCGGCGACGACCGTCCCGCGAAACGTGCCGAGGCCGCCGACGATGACGACGACGAACGCCGGCAGTAGCGTCTCGTGGGCGAGCGGGAGGCTCGCGCCCCAGACGGGATCCCACGCGAGGAGGAGGCCGGCGACGCCGGCGATCCCGGAGCCGATTGCGAACACGACCGTGAATACGCGGTGGACGTCGATACCGAGTGCGGCGGTCATCTCGTCGTCCTCGCTGCCCGCGCGAACGATCATCCCGTATCGAGTTCGGGTGAGGAACACCCAGACTGCGGCGACGGTGATGGCGCCGATCAGGATCTGGAAGAGCGAGAGCGGGGAGACCGCAATCGGGCCGAGCGAGAGTGCGTCCGCCATGAACGCGGGTTTCGTGCCGAGGGCGTCCTGCCAGTCGGCGACCGGTTGGAGGCCGTAGAACGTCACGACGATGCGGACGAGTTCGTCGAGGACGAGCGCCAGTCCGAACGTGAGGAGTATCTGGTAGATCGGCGGGCGGTCGTAGAGTTCGCGGATGAGGCCGACTTCGACGAGACCGCCGAGGGACGCGACGAGCGCGAACACGACGACGACCGCGACGAAGAACACGACCAGCCGTTGAAGGCCGCCGGTCGTTCCCCCGACGAATACGACCATGAGGAGGCCGCCGAGGTACGCACCGATCATCGTCAGCGACCCGTGAGCGAAGTTCAGGACGCCCAGGAGGGCGAACACAAGTGTGAGGCCGAGCGCGATCATCGCGTAGATTGCGGCTTTCGAGAGCCCGTCGATGAACACGTTGAGGAGCGTCTCGGGCCGGAGGAACTGGCCGAACGCGTCCACGAACATCGGAAGTAGCGTTGTCGTCATGCTGAGAGGTACTGGGTGAGTCGTTCGGAGTCGGTCGATACCTCGTCGGCGTCGCCGCTGTCGACGACTTGGCCGTTGTCGAGAACGTAGAAGCGATCGGCGAGGTCGAGCGCCATCGGGAGGTTCTGTTCGACGAGCAACATCGTGGTATCCCGGCCGGCCTCGGCGAGCGCGTCCCGCACGGTCTCGACGATGAGCGGCGCGAGTCCCTCGCTCGGTTCGTCGACGAGCAGCATGTCGTTGTTCCCGACGAGGCCGCGCGCGATGGCGAGCATCTGTTGCTGGCCGCCGGAGAGCGACCCCGCCTCCCGGTCGGGAACGTCGGCGAGATCGGGAAACGCGGCCCACGCCAACTCGAGGGCGTCGTCGACGCGCTCGTCCGGCGGAACGGCGATCCGGACGTTCTCCTCGACGGATAGCTGCGTGAACACGCGGCGGTCCTCGGGAATCCAGCCGATGCCGGCGTCCGCGACCTCGTAGGTGTCCCGGCCGACGAGCTCCTCTCCCCGGTACGTGATCGATCCCGTCCGGGGCGCAGTCAGTTGGAGGATGCTCCGGATCGTCGTCGTCTTCCCGACGCCGTTTCGCCCCATGAGCGCGACAGTCTCGCCCTCGTCGACGTTCAGGGTGACGCCTTCGAGGATGTGGCTGTCCCCGTAGTACGTGTGGACGTCCGCGAGTTCGAGGAGCGTCACGCGTCGACCCCTCCGTCGTCGCTCTCGTAGCCGCCGAGGTAGGCCCGCTGGACGTCCGGGTCGTTGCGGACGCTCTCGGGGTCGTCGTCCGCGATGACCGCGCCCTGATTGAGCACGACGATGCGATCCGAGACGTTCATGACGATGTCCATGTTGTGTTCGACGAGCAAGACCGCGTGGTCGGTCGCGACGTCCGCGATGAGGTCGATGATGCGGTCGACGCTCTCGCTCGAGACGCCCGCGTTCGGCTCGTCCAGCAGGAGGACGTCCGGGTCGCCGGCGAGCGCGATTCCGACCTCGAGCTGGCGTTTCTCGCCGTGACTCAGCGCGGACGCGACGACGTGCGCCTGGTTGTCGAGGCTGACGCGTTCGAGGATGCGGTGGGCTTCCGCGACGTGCTCGTCGAAGCCGGCGGCGTTCCGCCAGCCCCGCCACGAGTTCGGGCCGTGGGCTTGCGCTGCGACACGGACGTTCTCCAAGACCGTCCGTTCCGGGAAGACGTTCGTGATCTGGTAGGATCGGTGCAGGCCGTGCTGCGCCGTCGCGGCGGGCGACGCGCCCGTGAGGTCGCGCCACTCTCCGTCGGAGCGGAGTTCGATCCGGCCGTTCGACGGCTCGAGCGCGCCGGTGAGGAGGTTGAAGAACGTCGTCTTCCCGGCACCGTTCGGGCCGATGAGCGAGCAGAGTTCGCCGTCGCCGAGCTCGAAATCGACGTGGTCGACGGCGACGAGTCCGCCGAAGCGTTTCGTGAGGTCGGTCGCGCGAAGCATCTACAGCGAGCAACCCATGTCGGGCGAGCCCTTGGGGATCGTCGTCTTGTCCTTTCCGACGGTGGCGACCGGCGTGCTCGGCATGACGGGCGCGCCCCAGTTCGACGACTGCTCGTCCGACGTCGGCACCACGTCCGCGACGGTCATCGCGGATCGCGCCTGATTGTTGTACGTCTGGAACGTGTACGCGTCCGTTCCTTTCGGCGTGTCCGCGACGGTCATGCCGCGGAGCGCGTTCGAGACGTCCTCGCCATTGGTCGATCCGGCGGCTTCGACGGCCTGCACGATCGAGGACGCGGCGGTGAACGTGCCGGACGTGAAGAGGTCGGGGACGACGCCGTACGTCGACGTGTACGTGTCGACGAACGAGTTGTTGATCTCGTTGTCGTACTGGTTCCAGTGGTAGCGCGTGGTGAACGGCCCGAGCCCGGTGTTCTGGAGTTCCTCCCGCGTCAGCGGTTTCCCGAGGACTTTCTGGAGCGTCTGACCGACCACTTGGTTCGTGATCCGGGTGGCGAATCCGCCGAAGACAGTGTAGTCGTAGTCTCCCTGGAGGTACGCGGTGAACATCTGGGGGAGCGTCGAGACTGTGAAGCCGCCGACGATTCCCTCCGCGCCCGCGTCCTGGGCGTTCTGGAGGAGGCCGTCCCACTGGCTGTACCCCTGGGGGACGTACTTCTCGCCGACGATCTCGATGCCGTGGTCTTCGAGGACGGAGCGGTAGTTCTCGACGACCGCGTGGCCGAACGAGTAGTCCGCACCGAAGAGGTAGACCGACGAGACGTCGGACTGCTCCGCGACGTATCGGCCGCCGGAGCGGGCGTCCATCGCGGTGTTCTCGGAGGCCCGGAAAACGTTCTCGTGGCAGGTCTCGGCGTTCGACGTGATACCGGCTGACGCCGCGGGCCCCGCCATTAGCGGGATTCCGGTGGGCTTCACGACGGTGTTGATGACGCGGGTAGCGGCCCCTGAGGAGGTGAGGCCGAACAGCATGTCGACGTTCTCGTTCTGCACGAGGTCGATCGCTTTCGACTGGGCGGTGTCCGCGCTGAACTTCGTGTCGCGGACGACCAGCTCGTAGTCGACGTCACCAACCGTCGTGGTGTATGTGCCGGTGGCGGCGTTCGGAATCGGGCTCGTGTCGCCCTTGTAGGCGAGCCCGGAGTAGAACCCCCAGAGAGCCTGTTGACCGTAGTATTTCAGGCTTCCCGAGACGGGCTGGAGGACGCCGATCTTCAGTTTCGACCCGCCCGTCATCGTCCCGCCACTGGTGGTGTCGCCGGTCGTCCCGCCATCGGTCGTCGTGGTCGTGTTTGAACCGCCACTACACCCTGCAATCCCCGCGATGCCCGCCGCGCCGGCCGCCCGGAGCAGCGCGCGTCGTGACACTGTTTCGGCCATGACACATGTATGTTTCTTACTCCTCCGGCAACAACTGGCGGGTTAATATGTAAACAGCGGTTTGCGGCCGTCGAGCGCGCTTATTCGAGGTCGTCGAGCGCCGTGACGACGCGTTCGACCATCTTCCGTTCCGCCCGGCGGAGGTTCTTCGACGCGGCCGGCTTGGAGACGTCGAATTCGTCGGCGAGGTCGCCGAGCGTCGCCGAGCGCGGGCTCTCGAAGTACCCGCCCTGGACGGCGGATTCGAGCGTGCGGCGTTCGGTCTCAGAGAGGTCGCGGCAGCCGTTGACGAGCGTCATCGCGGCGCCGGCGTTTTGCATGATGTCCGTCATCTCGAAGAGCGAGGTGTCCTCGCGGGATTCCACGCGGAACTCGTTGTCGCGTTCGAGCGCGGCGAGCGTGTCGTCCGCCACGCTCGTGCTGTCGAAGCCGACCCGCCATGTCTCCCGGCCGTCCCGGATGTGGAAGGGGCCGGTGATGTAGCCGTCGTTGCGGCGAATGGTGTCCATCGCGTCCGTCTTCTCGATGACGGTCCGGATCTGGGCGGCGCCGTCGCGTTTCGCGAGCAGGTCGAACGACTGCATGTGTTGGTGGTCGCGGAGCGCGCTGAGTCCGGAGTCGAGTTCGCCCCGGTCGTCTCCCTCGACGACCATGCGCGTCTCCAGGTGTTCGGCGTGCGGATTGAACTCCCAGTGGGACGCGGCGAACGCGATCCCGTGGTCGTCGGTCGTGTCGATGAACGGACAGTCGTACTGACGCATGTTCAGCGCGACGTCTATCATGAATATCCCTGCCCCTTGCCCACTAATACCAACGGAGTGTCATAAGTATTCCTCCTATTCCTTATATGAGCCGGTGTGGCGCGGTCAGTCGCCGAACCGATCCCGTATCGCCTCCCGATCGATCTTCGACGGCCCCGACATCGGCATCTCCTCGACGAACGCGAGCCGGCGCGGCCGCTTGAACCGCGCGAGCCGCCCCTCAAGGAACTCCTCGAGCGCGTCGAGCGTGAGCGACCGATCCCCGCGGACGACCGCCTTCCCCACTTCGCCCCACTCCGCGTCCGAGACCCCGATCACGACGACCTCCTCGACCTTCGGATGGTCGGCGACGGCGTTCTCGACCGCAGCCGGATACACGTTCTCCCCGCCCGAGACGAACATGTTCTTCTTCCGCCCCTCGATGTAGTAGTAGCCGTCCGCGTCGACCCGCGCGAGGTCGCCCGTCGACACCCAGCCGCCCGCGTCCGACTCGGTCGTCCGACCGAACGCCTCGCGTGACTCCGCGGGCGCGTTCCAATACCCGTCCCCCGCGTGCGGTGACGCGAGCTCGAGCTCGCCCACCTCGCCGACACCGACCTCGCAGCCGTCGTCGTCGACGACGCGCGCGTCCACGTGCATCGCCGGGACGCCGACGCTCCCCGCCTTCTCCCGCGGCCACCCGTCCGGCATCGTGAAGTTGTTCGGGCCGCACTCCGTCAGCCCGTAGCCCTGGGAGAGCGGGACGTCGCGCTCCCACCAGCGGTCGAGCACAGCGTCCCGACACGGCCCGCCGCCTGACTTCGCGAACCGCAACGACGAGAGGTCGGTCGACGCCCACTCCTCGTGCTCCGTCATCATCCGGAGAACGGCGGGCACCGCGACGAGCACCGACGCCGACTGCGACTCGACGAGCCCTAGCACCTCGCCCGCATCGAACGTCCGCGCGATCGCGACCGTCCCCCCCATGTGGAAGAGCGGGAGCGTGAGGACGTTCCACCCGCCCGTGTGGAACAGCGGGAACACCATCGGCGTGACGTCGTCCGCACGCAATCCCCACGCCGTAATCGTGTTGATCGAGTTCCAGAGCACGCTCCCGTGAGTCAGCACGGTCTCCTTCGGCACGCCCGTCGATCCGCCAGTGTGGAGAAACAGACAGGGGTCGTCGAGCGACCGCTCCCCAACCCGGAACCGCGAGTCGTCCGCGGGACGCCCGTCGCTGAGCTCCGGCCACGCCGCCGAGTCCGCGTCCGCCGCCGGGAGCGAGCGCACTGTCGGGTCGATACCGCTGTGCTCGAGCGCGTCCGCGACGAGATCCGCGAACGGCGCTTCCACGACGAGCATCGCCGGGTCGGCGTCGGCGAGGAGTTCGCCGAGCTCGCGCGCCGCGAGCCGGTGGGAGAGCGGCGCGAGCACGCCGCCGGTCTTCCCGCACGCGAAGAACAGATCGAACAGCTCGGGCCGGTTCCGGGAGACGACGGCGACCCGCTCGCCGCCGGTGACGTCGTAGTCCGCGAGCAGTCGCGCAGTTCGATTCGCGCGCGCGTCGAGGTCGGCGTACGTGTACGTGCGGTTCGTCGTCGCGTCGAGCACGGCCGTCCGGTCGGGCGACAGCATCGCCCGCCGCTCGCTCCACGCGCCCACCCACTCGTAGGGCCGGGCTCCGTGTTCGTGGACGCGGCCGCCGCCCTCACTGCTCATCGAGGAACCTCCGGATGCGTCCGGTGACGTCGTCCGCGTGCTCGATGAAGACGAGGTGGGGGCCGCCGTCGACCAACTCGAGCGTGCTGTTCGGGAGGCGGTCGTGGAGGGCGTGGGCGTTCTCCACGGGGAGTACGGCGTCCGCGGTGCCGTGCACGACCAACACCGGGAGGGTGAGCGCGTCGAGGTCGTCGCTCGCGTCGAAGGCGGTGACGGCGGCCGCCTGCGCGTTCCGCCCCGCCTCGCTCGCATCGCCGTCGAGCCGCCAGTCCACGATCTCCTCGACGAGGTTCGCGTTCTCCTCGAAGAACCCCTCGGAGACGGCCGGCGTCATCTTGTACCGGAGCTTCTCGCGTTCGTCCGCGTCGGCGGGCGCGTCAAACATGTATGCCTGCGTTTCCTCCGGGACGGGAACCGCGTCCTCGCCGCCCGGGGACGTGCAGAGGAGAACCAGCGAGTCGGCGCGGTCGTAGTCGAGCGCGTACCGTTGCGCGATCATCCCGCCCATGCTCGCGCCGACGACGTGCGCGGACGACACGCCGGCGTCCGCGAGGACGGCGTCGAGGTCGCCCGCCATCGCCTCGATGCCGTACGGGCCGGGCGGACAGTCCGACGCACCCGTGCCGCGGTTGTCGAAGACGATCGTGTCGTACTCCTCCGCGAGCGTGTCCCGCTGCCACCGCCACATCCAGCGCCCGTAGCCCAGTCCCTCGACGAAGACGACGGTCTCCGCCTCCGGCGGGCCGCGGCGGTCGTACGCCAGCGCGACATCGTCGTTGTACGCGGTCGGCATACCAGTGACTGACGTCCGACGCCGCAATCAAATACCAGATTCACATGTTAACCACGAGGACTACGCGGCCCGCGTTCGTAGGTAGCGTATGGCAGTCGCAGCCGTCGGTGAGACAGCGACCGAGGATCGATCGGTGACGCGGGAGACGATCGACGCGTTCGCCGAGGTGACGGGCGACGACAACCCCCTGCATCTCGACGAGTCGTACGCCGCGGACGGCCCGTTCGGTGGCGTGGTCGCGCACGGCATGCTCGGCGCTGGCGTCGTCAGCGCCGCGCTCGCCACACTTCCCGGGGATATCGTGTATCTCGACCAGGATCTCGAATTCGTCGCACCGGTACGGCCGCCGACGACGCTCCGGGCGCGCGCCGCCGTCGTCGAGGATCTCGGGAACGATCGCGTGCGCGTCGAAACCACCGTTCGATCCGGGCCGGACGACGACTCGAAGACCGTTATCGAGGGGACGGCGACCGTCCTCTCGGTTCCCCACGAGGACTGACGCGGCCCCGACCGCCTCCGGTGGGAAGCGGAGGTCAACGGAGCGCCGTGGCCCCGATTGCCAGCGGTGGCGTTCCCGTCTCCCACGCCCTGTGAACAGGCCGCATTGCTGAGCTCGTCTATGCGATGG
This is a stretch of genomic DNA from Salarchaeum sp. JOR-1. It encodes these proteins:
- a CDS encoding ABC transporter ATP-binding protein, with protein sequence MLRATDLTKRFGGLVAVDHVDFELGDGELCSLIGPNGAGKTTFFNLLTGALEPSNGRIELRSDGEWRDLTGASPAATAQHGLHRSYQITNVFPERTVLENVRVAAQAHGPNSWRGWRNAAGFDEHVAEAHRILERVSLDNQAHVVASALSHGEKRQLEVGIALAGDPDVLLLDEPNAGVSSESVDRIIDLIADVATDHAVLLVEHNMDIVMNVSDRIVVLNQGAVIADDDPESVRNDPDVQRAYLGGYESDDGGVDA
- a CDS encoding alpha/beta fold hydrolase; its protein translation is MPTAYNDDVALAYDRRGPPEAETVVFVEGLGYGRWMWRWQRDTLAEEYDTIVFDNRGTGASDCPPGPYGIEAMAGDLDAVLADAGVSSAHVVGASMGGMIAQRYALDYDRADSLVLLCTSPGGEDAVPVPEETQAYMFDAPADADEREKLRYKMTPAVSEGFFEENANLVEEIVDWRLDGDASEAGRNAQAAAVTAFDASDDLDALTLPVLVVHGTADAVLPVENAHALHDRLPNSTLELVDGGPHLVFIEHADDVTGRIRRFLDEQ
- a CDS encoding branched-chain amino acid ABC transporter permease, whose protein sequence is MFVDAFGQFLRPETLLNVFIDGLSKAAIYAMIALGLTLVFALLGVLNFAHGSLTMIGAYLGGLLMVVFVGGTTGGLQRLVVFFVAVVVVFALVASLGGLVEVGLIRELYDRPPIYQILLTFGLALVLDELVRIVVTFYGLQPVADWQDALGTKPAFMADALSLGPIAVSPLSLFQILIGAITVAAVWVFLTRTRYGMIVRAGSEDDEMTAALGIDVHRVFTVVFAIGSGIAGVAGLLLAWDPVWGASLPLAHETLLPAFVVVIVGGLGTFRGTVVAAVLVGMVDATMTWWFQNAITFTGLPEMMIFLVLVVTLIVRPQGLFGVAEVGDH
- a CDS encoding branched-chain amino acid ABC transporter permease; its protein translation is MYAALASSPIGAEARTLLPKVETMVAVFYFGLFAMSFDFIFGYTGYLSFGHAIFYGTGAYFVVLVANGKLPLLPAGTPFVVSILLAGVLAAVIAVLVGSVSFRLSGVYFAMITLGFSQVAYVFIRGWGYVSENPRDGAAVSTATHPSGFDIGIPGVDALNLAIGQLTGDSVAVGMVALNGTEVSYYMVGLVVLVCYFAMQRLIHSPFGKVMLAIRENEERTEAVGYEPFRFKLAAFAISGFFAAIAGGLFAGFRRSVAPENSMYFLVTGDALLSSIIGGFGTLAGPLYGRLFDETVREFLSKSGAGGGLLPYLRDHLPASVMESVVYNGLTVGEAINTFLNGHASLYIGLVFVLFVLYVPAGLLGTLRARFDGPLAKRVPDYLDRLRP
- a CDS encoding helix-turn-helix domain-containing protein, with amino-acid sequence MIDVALNMRQYDCPFIDTTDDHGIAFAASHWEFNPHAEHLETRMVVEGDDRGELDSGLSALRDHQHMQSFDLLAKRDGAAQIRTVIEKTDAMDTIRRNDGYITGPFHIRDGRETWRVGFDSTSVADDTLAALERDNEFRVESREDTSLFEMTDIMQNAGAAMTLVNGCRDLSETERRTLESAVQGGYFESPRSATLGDLADEFDVSKPAASKNLRRAERKMVERVVTALDDLE
- a CDS encoding ABC transporter substrate-binding protein, coding for MAETVSRRALLRAAGAAGIAGIAGCSGGSNTTTTTDGGTTGDTTSGGTMTGGSKLKIGVLQPVSGSLKYYGQQALWGFYSGLAYKGDTSPIPNAATGTYTTTVGDVDYELVVRDTKFSADTAQSKAIDLVQNENVDMLFGLTSSGAATRVINTVVKPTGIPLMAGPAASAGITSNAETCHENVFRASENTAMDARSGGRYVAEQSDVSSVYLFGADYSFGHAVVENYRSVLEDHGIEIVGEKYVPQGYSQWDGLLQNAQDAGAEGIVGGFTVSTLPQMFTAYLQGDYDYTVFGGFATRITNQVVGQTLQKVLGKPLTREELQNTGLGPFTTRYHWNQYDNEINNSFVDTYTSTYGVVPDLFTSGTFTAASSIVQAVEAAGSTNGEDVSNALRGMTVADTPKGTDAYTFQTYNNQARSAMTVADVVPTSDEQSSNWGAPVMPSTPVATVGKDKTTIPKGSPDMGCSL
- a CDS encoding MaoC family dehydratase; translation: MAVAAVGETATEDRSVTRETIDAFAEVTGDDNPLHLDESYAADGPFGGVVAHGMLGAGVVSAALATLPGDIVYLDQDLEFVAPVRPPTTLRARAAVVEDLGNDRVRVETTVRSGPDDDSKTVIEGTATVLSVPHED
- a CDS encoding AMP-binding protein, with the protein product MSSEGGGRVHEHGARPYEWVGAWSERRAMLSPDRTAVLDATTNRTYTYADLDARANRTARLLADYDVTGGERVAVVSRNRPELFDLFFACGKTGGVLAPLSHRLAARELGELLADADPAMLVVEAPFADLVADALEHSGIDPTVRSLPAADADSAAWPELSDGRPADDSRFRVGERSLDDPCLFLHTGGSTGVPKETVLTHGSVLWNSINTITAWGLRADDVTPMVFPLFHTGGWNVLTLPLFHMGGTVAIARTFDAGEVLGLVESQSASVLVAVPAVLRMMTEHEEWASTDLSSLRFAKSGGGPCRDAVLDRWWERDVPLSQGYGLTECGPNNFTMPDGWPREKAGSVGVPAMHVDARVVDDDGCEVGVGEVGELELASPHAGDGYWNAPAESREAFGRTTESDAGGWVSTGDLARVDADGYYYIEGRKKNMFVSGGENVYPAAVENAVADHPKVEEVVVIGVSDAEWGEVGKAVVRGDRSLTLDALEEFLEGRLARFKRPRRLAFVEEMPMSGPSKIDREAIRDRFGD
- a CDS encoding 3-oxoacyl-ACP synthase, translating into MTVTLTGLGTYLPDNTLTGAEIAARSGIPEDVVVEKMGIVEKRVCPPDGDHATDMCVAAARDALDAADVAATDLDLVVYHGSEYKDFVVWSAAADVADRLGAANAYAKESYALCAGYPVTLHEVAAQLETGDVDTALLVGASREEDLVDYTDADASFMFNFGSGACASVLERDAGDRAVASCLGHAARTDGSFSRDVVMPAGGSRHPPSERTVSENMHALTVPDPDGMKERLGEVSLENFLHVADAALDRAGLDRDDVDFAAITHMKRSFHDYLTDELGVGDGHHYLDRYGHVQSVDQILAVRAGRERGLLEAGDVVLALAAGTGYTWAASALRWR
- a CDS encoding ABC transporter ATP-binding protein yields the protein MTLLELADVHTYYGDSHILEGVTLNVDEGETVALMGRNGVGKTTTIRSILQLTAPRTGSITYRGEELVGRDTYEVADAGIGWIPEDRRVFTQLSVEENVRIAVPPDERVDDALELAWAAFPDLADVPDREAGSLSGGQQQMLAIARGLVGNNDMLLVDEPSEGLAPLIVETVRDALAEAGRDTTMLLVEQNLPMALDLADRFYVLDNGQVVDSGDADEVSTDSERLTQYLSA